In Kryptolebias marmoratus isolate JLee-2015 linkage group LG20, ASM164957v2, whole genome shotgun sequence, a genomic segment contains:
- the adcyap1b gene encoding adenylate cyclase activating polypeptide 1b isoform X1 has product MASSSKATLILLIYGILMHYSVFCTPIGLSYPKIRLENDAFDEDGNSLSDMGFDGDQIAIRSPPSLNDDAYTLYYPPDKRAERHAEEELDRALREILGQLTARHYLHSLMTVRAGEDNSMEDESEPLSKRHSDGIFTDSYSRYRKQMAVQKYLAAVLGRRYRQRVRNKGRRLAYL; this is encoded by the exons ATGGCCAGTTCGAGTAAAGCGACTTTAATCTTGCTCATCTACGGAATCTTAATGCACTACAGCGTCTTCTGCACACCTATCGGACTAAGTTACCCTAAGATTAG ACTTGAAAACGACGCCTTCGATGAAGATGGGAACTCTCTGTCCGACATGGGCTTTGATGGCGACCAGATTGCTATACGAAGCCCCCCATCCCTAAACGACGACGCGTACACTCTATACTACCCACCGGATAAAAG AGCAGAAAGGCATGCTGAGGAAGAATTAGATAGAGCCTTGAGGGAGATCCTGGGTCAGTTAACAGCAAGACATTATCTGCATTCTCTGATGACTGTTCGTGCAGG tgaaGACAACAGCATGGAGGACGAGTCAGAGCCCCTATCCAAAAGACATTCAGATGGGATCTTCACTGACAGCTACAGTCGCTATAGAAAGCAGATGGCCGTGCAGAAATACCTGGCAGCGGTTCTGGGTAGAAGGTACAGACAGAGAGTTCGGAACAAAGGACGCAGGCTCGCCTATTTGTAG
- the adcyap1b gene encoding adenylate cyclase activating polypeptide 1b isoform X3, whose amino-acid sequence MASSSKATLILLIYGILMHYSVFCTPIGLSYPKIRLENDAFDEDGNSLSDMGFDGDQIAIRSPPSLNDDAYTLYYPPDKSEDNSMEDESEPLSKRHSDGIFTDSYSRYRKQMAVQKYLAAVLGRRYRQRVRNKGRRLAYL is encoded by the exons ATGGCCAGTTCGAGTAAAGCGACTTTAATCTTGCTCATCTACGGAATCTTAATGCACTACAGCGTCTTCTGCACACCTATCGGACTAAGTTACCCTAAGATTAG ACTTGAAAACGACGCCTTCGATGAAGATGGGAACTCTCTGTCCGACATGGGCTTTGATGGCGACCAGATTGCTATACGAAGCCCCCCATCCCTAAACGACGACGCGTACACTCTATACTACCCACCGGATAAAAG tgaaGACAACAGCATGGAGGACGAGTCAGAGCCCCTATCCAAAAGACATTCAGATGGGATCTTCACTGACAGCTACAGTCGCTATAGAAAGCAGATGGCCGTGCAGAAATACCTGGCAGCGGTTCTGGGTAGAAGGTACAGACAGAGAGTTCGGAACAAAGGACGCAGGCTCGCCTATTTGTAG
- the adcyap1b gene encoding adenylate cyclase activating polypeptide 1b isoform X2 yields MRLVRDLQNGIYYGLENDAFDEDGNSLSDMGFDGDQIAIRSPPSLNDDAYTLYYPPDKRAERHAEEELDRALREILGQLTARHYLHSLMTVRAGEDNSMEDESEPLSKRHSDGIFTDSYSRYRKQMAVQKYLAAVLGRRYRQRVRNKGRRLAYL; encoded by the exons ATGAGGCTGGTAAGGGATCTGCAAAATGGTATTTATTACGG ACTTGAAAACGACGCCTTCGATGAAGATGGGAACTCTCTGTCCGACATGGGCTTTGATGGCGACCAGATTGCTATACGAAGCCCCCCATCCCTAAACGACGACGCGTACACTCTATACTACCCACCGGATAAAAG AGCAGAAAGGCATGCTGAGGAAGAATTAGATAGAGCCTTGAGGGAGATCCTGGGTCAGTTAACAGCAAGACATTATCTGCATTCTCTGATGACTGTTCGTGCAGG tgaaGACAACAGCATGGAGGACGAGTCAGAGCCCCTATCCAAAAGACATTCAGATGGGATCTTCACTGACAGCTACAGTCGCTATAGAAAGCAGATGGCCGTGCAGAAATACCTGGCAGCGGTTCTGGGTAGAAGGTACAGACAGAGAGTTCGGAACAAAGGACGCAGGCTCGCCTATTTGTAG